Genomic segment of Salvia hispanica cultivar TCC Black 2014 chromosome 2, UniMelb_Shisp_WGS_1.0, whole genome shotgun sequence:
TTGCATaccaaaaattatgaaaacaaTACCTCCGGAGAGTGCAACctgtataataaattaatacaaacTAGGTCTGTCTTTGTCCTCGAAGAAATGGCAAAGGCAAAGGAATACACAGATGGGGAAGCTTACTATTTTCTCCGATATCTGAGTTGCTAGACTCTTCCCTCCGAAGACAGCAGCCATGGTACACAAAGCTTGTCCACTGAGACAAGAGAAAGCAGAAACATGATTTGATATATTGCTAAGTTTTACTTGGTCATGTATGCAATAACTTGCATCTGTAACAAAGGATGTGGAAAGCAGATACATTCGCATCtacttgaaaataaattatcttaCAGGATTCCACCAAGAACTACACCAAGAGGATTCTCTTCAGCAGCCAAGCCAATTGTAGCAAGCTGCAAAATTTTGCTACTTGTTGctaaatgaaaaagaagaagcaCTATAATGCTGACTGACGCAAAAAAGAcgtaaatgtatatatatgtgcttGCCTGACTCTTATCCCCCCATTCCCCAAAGAAAGTAATGGAGAAGGCCTGCATGgaaggaaattaaataatttggcGAACAAATACGCGCTAGTTAGTTGCTCGATGAGAGATAGGGAGGGGGCACCTTCAGTAAAATAGGGGAGAAGAACTGAGTAAGGAAAGGCCGATGCTTCTTTTTCAggccatcatcatcatcaacctGGACTAGCAAGAAAACGATGTTAGAAGTTAACTGCCGAATCCATAATTTGCAAGTCGAATTGTATGATGTGAAACTGCAGCAATGCACCATTTCATCAATCATAAAAGATTTCACTTGTTTTAACAGATTTATGGATCATGCAAAAGACTGATATTGAACATCACCTTGATACTCTCTTTGGCTTCTCTACTGTTACATGTTATATCAGCATTCTACACAAACACAAAAGGTGAAACAgcaatttttcaaaacaattcAACACAAAGTCCCAAAACACTGAAAAAAGACAAACCAGTTCTTTTTCAACTGTAGCCAATTCTTCAGCCTCCCTATTTTGGAATGTGAGAGAGTATCAAACAGATTTACACTTACAAAAGAATTAGCCAAAAGAAGTGTTTTATGGCAAACATAAGAAATTAAAGGGATCATAAAAAGGACAACAGATTCACAACCCATCCTTAAAAGCATCCCGCAGCGACCACAGGCCAAAACTGAGAAATAGTATTGTTGTGATGTGATGAGTCCACTTGCGTGAAAGCTGCATATAATGAATGATCACACATGACTGTATGTAGAATGGTTGCGGAATACTCTAAACAAATGAAGAAATGGTTTATCCTTGCTACCGATTATATGCATTTGTGATTACTAATGGTCTGTTTATAACTTTATATACAGTCAGGCTCAGCATCCCTCGAGAGGAGGGTGATCGGAACTTACCAGATTAGGAGCAGCCCAGCCTACAACAGCTGACAGTATTGTCATGACCTGTAAATGACACATATTTGCTGAAGTCAGCTAAAGGGCATGGAAATCTGCAATCGAAGAAGAGACTAGAGATCTTACTATCAAAGCTCCAAGGCAACCTGACAGCACATGCCTTCTCGGATAACGCATTGCCAATATCTGAAATAGGTATATCCATAATGTAAGTGAATCCCCTTTTTTAATAGTACATCACGactacaatttaaataataacatCATTCAACAAGCAGCAGAAACGCGAAGGATTCAAGCTGGCTTTCATCCTCAGTAA
This window contains:
- the LOC125205836 gene encoding GDT1-like protein 4; this encodes MRPSVSQGFTKSLAMTVLSEIGDKTFFAAAILAMRYPRRHVLSGCLGALIVMTILSAVVGWAAPNLLSRKWTHHITTILFLSFGLWSLRDAFKDGEAEELATVEKELNADITCNSREAKESIKVDDDDGLKKKHRPFLTQFFSPILLKAFSITFFGEWGDKSQLATIGLAAEENPLGVVLGGILGQALCTMAAVFGGKSLATQISEKIVALSGGIVFIIFGMQSFLSTVES